The sequence GTCCATGGAAGTCTATGGCGTGATCATTGCCGGCTGGGCTTCGAACTCGAAGTACGCTTTCCTGGGCGCGCTGCGAGCCTCGGCCCAAATGGTGAGCTACGAAATTGCGATGGGTTTTGCCATCGTGATCGTGCTGATGGTGTCGGGCAGCTTGAACCTCAGTGATGTGGTGATGAGCCAGAACCGTGGCACGTTCGCCAACATGGGATTCAGCTTCCTGTCGTGGAACTGGCTGCCTTTGTTCCCGATTTTCTTGGTGTACTTCATTTCAGGTTTGGCCGAAACCAACCGTCACCCGTTTGACGTGGTGGAAGGCGAGTCGGAAATCGTGGCCGGGCACATGATCGAGTACTCCGGTATGTCGTTTGCCATGTTCTTCTTGGCTGAATACGCCAACATGATCTTGGTGTCGATGCTGACGGTGCTGTTCTTCTTGGGCGGCTGGCTGCCTCCGGTCTCGTTCCTGGGCTTCATCCCGGGCTGGATTTGGTTGGGCATCAAGGTCTTCGTCGTGGTGACGATGTTCCTGTGGGTGCGCGCTTCGTTCCCGCGCTACCGCTATGACCAGATCATGCGTCTGGGCTGGAAGATCTTCATCCCCATCACCCTGGTGTGGCTGGTGCTGGTGGGTCTGGTGATCCAGTCGCCCTTCAACATCTGGAAGTAACGAGGTCTCACAACCATGTCAACGGTTGCATCTCTCAAAGATCTGTTCTCCAGCTTCCTGCTCACCGAGCTGTGGAAGGGGCTGGCTCTGACCGGGCGACACTTCCTTTCGCCCACCATCACGGTGCAGTTTCCGGAGGAAAAGACGCCGCTGTCGCCGCGCTTCCGGGGTTTGCACGCTTTGCGTCGTTATGAAAATGGCGAAGAGCGGTGCATCGCTTGTAAGCTGTGCGAAGCCGTTTGCCCTGCGATGGCCATCACCATCGAAGCCGGTGAGCGCCAAGACGGTACACGCCGCACGACGCGCTACGACATCGACCTGACCAAGTGCATCTTCTGCGGCTTCTGCGAAGAAAGCTGCCCGGTGGACTCTATCGTCGAAACGCACATCTTCGAATACCACGGGGAAAAACGGGGTGACCTGTATTTCACCAAGGAGATGCTGCTCGCCGTGGGCGACCGCTACGAAGCCCAGATCGCAGCCAACAAGGAGGCCGACGCCAAGTACCGCTGACGCTGTCGTGGTGGGAGCTGCAAGGCCCTTGCAATCCAAGGGCTGTAAGCTGACGCCGCACTCGCAGTGCCTAAAACCGGCGCGCAACAACGATGAACACCACCTCCGTTTTGTTCTACCTTTTCTCTGCCGTCTTGCTGTTGGCCTCGTTCAAGGTCATCACGGCGCGCAGCACAGTGCATGCCGCACTGTTCTTGGTGCTAGCCTTCTTCAACGCTTCATGCGTGTGGATGCTGCTCAAAGCCGAGTTCCTTGCCATCACCTTGGTGTTGGTTTACGTGGGCGCTGTCATGGTGCTCTTCTTGTTCGTGGTGATGATGCTGGACATCAACACCGACAGCATGCGTCAGGGTTTTTGGTCACATTTCCCGATGGCTGGGTTCATCGGGGCGTTGATCGCCCTGGAGATGTACTTGGTACTCAAGGGTGGTTTCCAAGTGTCGGATGCGCCAGCGCTGAGTGAGCAAGCGGTGAAATTCGGCAATACCCGCATGTTGGGCATTGAGATTTACACCCAGTACCTCTACCCGGTGCAAATCGCGGCCGTGTTGTTGTTGGTGGCCATGGTCTCTGCCATTGCCCTGACGCTGCGCAAGCGCAAGGACAGCCGGTATCAAGATCCGGGCGAGCAAGTGCGGGCCAAAGCGGCTGATCGCGTGCGTCTGGTGAAGATGGACGCTTCGGTGGATGAGCCTGCCACTTCGGACACCGCACAAGGAGGCAAAGCATGAGCGCCGGCATTTCGCTGTACCACTACCTGACGCTGGGCGGCTTTTTGTTTGCCCTGTCGGTGGTCGGGATCTTCATGAACCGCCGTAACCTGATCGTGTTGCTCATGGCCATCGAATTGATGCTGTTGGCTGTGAACATGAACTTTGTGGCCTTCTCCCACTACCTGGGAGATATGGCTGGTCAGGTGTTCGTGTTTTTCATCCTGACGGTTGCGGCGGCTGAGTCCGCCATTGGTCTGGCCATCTTGGTCGTGTTGTTCCGGAATCGGGCCACGATCGCGGTGGACGAACTTGACACCCTGAAGGGCTGACCCAGCACCACGGAGCCCCGAAGAACATGTCTGCACAACTTTCTCAGAACCTGCTGCTGACGGTGCCCCTGGCGCCGCTGGTCGGCTCCATCGTCGCCGGCCTGTTCGGCAAGTCGGTGGGCCGCCGTGGCGCCCACGTCATCACCATTTTGGGCGTGCTCATCGCCTTCATCTGTTCGGCCATCGTGTTCCAGGCCGTGGCGTTTGAAGGTGCACGCTACAACGCCACCGTCTACGAGTGGATGACCCTTGGCCCGTTGAAAATGGAAGTCGGTTTCCTGATCGACGGTCTGACGGCCATGATGATGTGCGTGGTGACTTTTGTGTCGCTGATGGTGCATATCTACACCATTGGCTACATGGAAGAGGATGCCGGCTACCAGCGCTTCTTCTCTTACATCTCGCTGTTCACCTTCTCGATGCTCATGCTGGTCATGAGCAACAACTTCCTGCAACTGTTCTTCGGTTGGGAAGCGGTGGGCTTGGTGTCCTACCTGCTGATTGGTTTCTGGTTCAAAAAGCCTACGGCCACCTTTGCCAACATGAAGGCCTTTTTGGTCAACCGTGTGGGTGACTTCGGCTTCATCCTGGGCATTGGTTTGGTGCTGGCCTATACCGGCTCGCTCAACTACGCCGAGGTATTTGCCAAGAGTGGCGAGTTGGTCAAGCTGACCTTCCCTGGAACCGATTGGGCGTTGTTGAGTGTGGCTTGCATCTGTTTGTTCATCGGTGCGATGGGCAAGTCCGCACAATTCCCGCTGCACGTCTGGCTGCCTGACTCGATGGAAGGCCCGACCCCGATTTCGGCCTTGATCCACGCGGCCACCATGGTGACGGCTGGTATCTTCATGGTCAGTCGGATGTCGCCGTTGTTTGAGCTGAGTGATACCGCGCTCAACTTCATCTTGGTGATTGGTTCCATCACGGCGCTGTTCATGGGTTTCCTGGGCATCATCCAGAACGACATCAAGCGTGTGGTGGCCTACTCCACGCTGTCGCAGCTCGGTTACATGACGGTGGCGCTGGGCGTGTCCGCCTACAACGTGGCCGTGTTCCACCTGATGACGCACGCGTTTTTCAAGGCACTGCTGTTCTTGGGTGCGGGCTCGGTGATCATTGGCATGCACCACGACCAAGACATCCGCAACATGGGCGGTTTGCGCAAGTACATGCCCATCACGTGGATCACTTCCCTGCTGGGTTCTCTGGCACTGATTGGTACACCGTTCTTCTCGGGGTTCTACTCGAAAGACTCGATCATTGAGGCTGTTCACGCCAGCCATCTGCCCGCTGCGGGATTCGCCTACTTTGCGGTGGTTGCCGGTGTCTTTGTGACTGCGTTTTACTCGTTCCGGATGTACTTCTTGGTGTTCCACGGTAAGGAGCATTTCCACCACAAGCCCTTCCCGGGCGAGCATGACCATCACGATGATGATCACGGCCATGCTCACACCCCGCACGAATCGCCTTGGGTGGTAACGCTGCCGCTGGTTCTGTTGGCCATCCCGTCGGTGATCATTGGTTTCATGACGATTGAACCCATGCTGTTCGGCGAGTTTTTGAAGGATGCGATCACGGTCAATGCGGAAGCACATCCAGCCATGAGCGTGATGGCGGAACACTTCCACGGTGCTGCTGCCATGGCTCTGCATGGTGTGCAGACCCTGCCGTTCTGGTTGGCAGTGTCCGGCGTGGCTGTGTCGTATTTCTTCTACATGGTCAAGCCGGAAATTCCGGCGGCCATTGGCCGGGCGCTGTCTCCGCTGGTGCGCGTCATGGAAAACAAGTACTACATGGACTGGATCAACGAACACATCTTGGCGGCGGGTGCCCGTGCGCTGGGGATGGGTTTGTGGAAGGCGGGTGACGTGGCCATCATTGACGGAGCCTTGGTAAATGGTTCCGCCAAGACGGTGGGCGTTTTTGCCGGTGCGGTGCGTCTGATCCAGACTGGCTACCTTTCGTGGTATGCCTTGGTGATGGCACTGGGCATCTTTGGTCTGATGACCTGGCAGCTGTGGCCCTATCTGACTGGCCTCATGGGCCACTGATCACGAGGGCGGAGAACAACAATGGGTCTTTTGAGTGTTGCCATCTGGCTGCCGATTGCATTCGGCGCCGTATTGCTGGCGATTGGTCGGAGCGAGAACGCGGGGGCTTCCCGCTGGATCGCTCTGGTCGGTGCAATCGCCGGTTTTCTCGTCACGCTGCCGTTGATCACTGGTTTTGACACCACCACGGCTGCACTTCAGTTCCAGGAGAACCTGCCTTGGATTGAGCGGTTCAATGTGCGCTACCACCTTGGTGTCGATGGCATCTCCATGTGGTTTGTGCCGCTGACCGCGTTCATCAGCGTGATCGTGGTGATTGCTGCTTGGGAAGTCATCACCGAACGTCCCCACCAGTACCTTGGGGCCTTCCTGATCCTGTCGGGGCTGATGATTGGCGTGTTCGCTGCGGTGGACGGTCTGCTGTTCTACGTGTTCTTCGAGGCCACGCTGATTCCGATGTACATCATCATCGGCATCTGGGGCGGCCCGCGCCGTGTTTACGCAGCGTTCAAGTTCTTCCTGTATACCTTGCTGGGTTCGTTGCTGATGCTCATTGCATTGATCTACCTGTACTACAAGTCAGGTGGCAGCTTTGACATCCAAACTTGGCACAAACTGCCGCTGCCGATGAACGCGCAGACGCTGCTGTTCTTCGCCTTCTTCGCAGCTTTCTCGGTGAAGGTGCCGATGTGGCCTGTGCATACCTGGCTGCCGGACGCGCACGTTGAGGCGCCCACCGGTGGCTCTGTGGTGCTGGCCGCGATCATGCTGAAGTTGGGTGCCTACGGGTTCTTGCGCTTCTCCATGCCGATCGCTCCGGATGCTGCGCACGAATATGCTTGGTTCATCATCGCCCTGAGCCTGATCGCTGTGATCTACATCGGTTTGGTGGCCATGGTTCAGAAGGATATGAAAAAGCTGGTGGCCTATTCGTCCATCGCCCACATGGGTTTTGTCACCCTGGGGTTCTTCATATTCAATGAGTTGGGCGTCTCAGGTGGCCTGGTGCAGATGATCTCGCACGGTTTCGTGTCGGGCGCCATGTTCTTGTCCATCGGTGTTCTGTATGACCGTGTGCATTCACGTGAAATCGCCACGTACGGCGGTGTGGTCAACACCATGCCCAAGTTCGCAGCGTTTGCGCTGCTGTTCGCGATGGCCAACTGCGGCCTGCCGGGAACCGCAGGTTTCATCGGTGAGTGGATGGTGATCCTCGGTGCTGTGCAGTACAACTTCTGGATCGGGGCTTTGGCTGCAACGGCCCTGATCTTCGGTGCGGCCTACACCCTGTGGATGTACAAACGCGTCTACTTTGGTGACGTGACCAATGACGAAGTGCGCGAACTCACCGATCTGAACGCCCGCGAGTTCCTGATGATGGCCGTGCTGGCGGTGGCGGTGCTGTGGATGGGTCTGTATCCCAAGCCCTTCACTGACGTGATGCATGTGTCCGTGACCGAGCTGCTCAAGCACGTGGCAGTGTCCAAGATTAACTGACGCAGCCCAGGTGCCCAAATGAATCAAATGAATTGGCTCGTTGTCTACCCTGAAGCGTTTCTGCTGTTGGCCACCTGTGTGATCGCCTTGGTCGATCTCGCAGTGACCGATCCCAAGCGCTGTCTGACATTTTGGCTGTCGCAGGCGACTCTGGGTGTTGTCGCCCTGATGCATGGTTTGGCGCTCCAGACGGGTTTGGCCGCTCAAGGCGCTGCCGCGTCGGTGTACGCCATGCAAGGCTTGGTGGTGTCCGACCCCATGGGGCACATGCTGGCCATGTGTGCTGCCCTGGCGATGATGTTGACCTTGGCCTATGCCCGTCCCTACATCGGTGAGCGTGAACTGCTCAAGGGTGAGTTCTTCATCCTGTCGCTGTTCGTGCTGCTGGGCATCTCGGTGATGATTTCGGCCAACAACTTCTTGGTCATCTACACCGGGCTGGAAGTGATGAGCCTGTCGCTGTACGCCCTGGTGGCCCTGCGCCGTGACCACGCTGTGGCCACGGAGGCTGCCATGAAGTACTTCGTGCTGGGTGCGCTGGCCAGTGGTTTCCTGCTGTATGGCATGTCCATGCTGTACGGTGCCACCAAGTCGCTGGACATTCCCGATGTTTTCAACGCCATCCAAACCGGCCAAATCAACAAGATGGTGCTGGTTTTCGGTGTGGTGTTTGTGGTGGCAGGTTTGGCCTTCAAGCTGGGTGTGGTGCCTTTCCACATGTGGGTGCCCGATGTCTACCAGGGTTCGCCCACGGCTGTCACGCTGCTGATCGCAGGTGCGCCGAAGCTGGCGGCTTTTGCCATCACCATCCGCCTGCTCGTTGAAGGCTTGAGCGGTTTGGCCACGGATTGGCAACAGATGTTGATCTTGTTGGCCTTGGCCTCGATGGTGGTTGGTAACTTGGCTGCCATCGCCCAGACCAATTTCAAGCGCATGCTGGCGTACTCGGCCATCGCTCAGTTGGGTTTCATGCTGCTGGGTTTCACCCCGACGGTCATCGGCGCCAACACGTTGTCGGCAGCCAATGGCTATAGCTCGGCCATGTTCTACGTCGTGACCTATGTGCTGACCACGCTGGGCACGTTCGGGCTGCTCATGTTGCTGTCGCGTCAGGGCTTTGAGAGCGATGAACTGGCTGATTTGGCGGGTTTGGCCAAGCGCAGCCCCTGGATGGCCGGTGCCATGACAGTGTTCATGTTCTCGCTGGCGGGTGTGCCGCCGATGGTGGGCTTCTATGCCAAGTTCGCCATCCTGCAAGCTCTGGTGACGACCAACGACGCTGCCTACATCACCTTGGCTGTGGTGGCTGTGATGTTGTCTTTGATCGGTGCGTTCTATTACTTGCGGGTGGTGAAAGTCATGTACTTTGATGAGCCGACGCAAGAGGGTGCGCAAACCTCCAGCTACGGCGGTGTGGCTGCTTTGGTGGCCGTCAATGGTGCTGCGGCGCTGCTGTTGGGTGTGCTGCCAGATGGCCTGATGGCGCTGTGCCGGGATGTGGTCGTCGCCGCATTGGCTGGCTGATGATGATGACCCAAACCTCGGCGGTCTGGGGGGTACTGGTGCTGGCCATTCTGGCCGCCAACCTGCCGTTTTTGACAGAACGCGTGTTGGTGGTCGGCCCGCGCCGTGCGCCCAAGTCAATGGCTTGGCGTTTGCTGGAGCTGTTGTTGTTGGGCGTTGGGGTTTTGGGGGCGGGCAGTATGCTGGAAAGCGCACTCGGTCAGCGCGCTCCCCAAGAGTGGCAGTTTTTCGCTGCTTTCGGTTGCTTGTTCCTGACCCTCGGTTTCCCTGGTTTCGTGTGGCGCTACCTGCGCCGTGCGGGTGTGCATGGCTGACGACGATTTTGCAATTCGCACCCAAGAAGACGGCCTCGTTGAGCGTTGTGTGCTCAGTGAGGCCGTATTTCATGGGGTGTTCCTCAACGTTCGCCGTGATGTGGTGAATCTTCCGGATGGGGGCGGCACCGCAGCACGCGAGTACATCGTGCATCCTGGGGCCGTCATGGTGGTGCCGGTGCTTGACGACGGTCGAGTCGTGATGGAGCGCCAGTATCGTTACCCGATTCAACAAGTTTTGCTTGAATTTCCTGCGGGCAAGCTGGATCCAGGCGAGTCACCCCGCCAATGCGCTGAGCGAGAGTTGCGGGAAGAGACCGGCTACCGTGCCACCCATTGGGCTCGGGCAGGATTGATGCACAACGCACCCGCCTACGCCACAGAAATCATCGAAGTGTGGTTCGCCAAGGGCTTGACTTTGGGGGAACGTTGCTTGGATGAGGGGGAGTTTTTGGAGGTGGGTGCCGTGTCCGTGGAAACCTTGGAGGCGTTGGTGCTGTCCGGACGTCTGACGGATGCCAAGTCCATGGTCGGTTTGCTGTGGTTGCATCAATGGCATCGGGGGGCGTGGCAGCCCGATTGGCAGTTCTGAGATGAAGGTGTTGGATCTCGTCTGTGCTCAGGGGCACACCTTCGAGGGCTGGTTCGGCTCCGAGCAGGACTATGCGAACCAGCAAGACCGGGGGCTGTTGACCTGCCCGGTGTGTGCCGAGGCTCGTGTGACGCGGCGGCCCAGTGCGCCTCGTTTGAATTTGTCCACCTCACGGCGTGAGGCCGAGGTGGTCGCTGCGCCGACCGCTGAGTCGGCGGCCCCTTCACCTGTAACGCCGCCCAATCCGGCGCAGGTGTTGCAAAGGGCGCTGGTTCAGGCTGTGCAAAATGTGCTGCGCAGCACCGAAGATGTCGGGGAGCGTTTCGTTGAGGAAGCGCGACGCATCCATTACGGCGAAACGCAAGCTCGCAACATCCGAGGCCAGGCGACGCCGGAGCAACGGGCTGAGTTGCAAGATGAGGGCATTGAAGTGCTAACCCTGCCTGTGCTCTTGGAAGAGCCTAGCGGGCCGGTTCACTGAGTTCTCTGGAACCTAGAGCAACCGCTCGGGGTTCATCAGTCCGGCAGGATCCAGGGCCTGCTTGATGGCCCGCATCATCGCCAGCGCCACCGGGGCTTTGCGTCGCGCCAATTCGTCGCGTTTGAGGGCACCGATGCCGTGTTCAGCGGAAAAACTCCCGCCCAGCACCATCACCCGATCATGCACGCGGGCGGTGACTTCGCCCTCCCAGCGGGCCAAAAAACCCGCTGGATCGTCCCCGGCTGGGGCTTGAACGTTGTAGTGCAGGTTGCCGTCACCCACATGACCAAAGGTGACCAGCATCACCCCCGGAATGCGTGCGGCGAGTTCCTCTTGCATGTGCTGGATGAATGTCGGAATGGCCGAGGTGGGCAGCGACACGTCGTGTTTGATGTTCAGGCCCTGGGCGCGTTGTGCCGGTGAAATGGCCTCTCGCAATTGCCACATGCCAGCCGCTTGGGTGTGTGTGTGGGCCAACGCTGCATTGGTGATCCAGCCGGCGGCCAGGGCGTCCGCCAAGAAGGTTTCCACAGTGGGGCGCAGATCGGCCTCCGCTTGGGGAGAGGACAGCTCCCACAACACTTGCCAAGCCGTTGCAGGAAGGGGCTGTGCCACATGGGGCAGGTGTTGCTGTACCAGCGTCAGGGCTGTGCCATTGATCAGCTCAAATGCCGTCAAACCAGCGTCCCAGCGCTGGCGTGCCAAGGCCAGCAAGGGCAGGACGGCTTCCAAATTCGGCAACGTCACCCAGCCCGTGAACACGCTGGCCGGTGCAGGAAACAAACGCACGGTCGCGGCAGTGATGACACCGAGCGTGCCCTCGCTGCCAATGAATACATCGCGCAGGGCGTAACCGGTGTTGTCCTTGCGCAGAGCGCTTAACCCGTGCCAGATGTCCCCCTGAGCCGTGACCACTTCCAGCCCCAAACACAGCTCGCGGGCATTGCCGTAGCGCAGCACCTGCGTGCCACCGGCGTTGGTGGCGAGGTTGCCACCCAGGGTGCAACTGCCTTCAGAAGCCAAACTCAGCGGGAACAACAACCCGTGGGTTTGTGCGGCCTGCTGCACCGCTTGGAGCGTACAGCCTGCTTCGGCGGTGAGGCTGAGATTGGGCGCGTCGATGTGGCGAATGCGGTTCAAACGCACCAGGCTCAGCAGAACGTGCTGGCCGCTGTTATCGGGCACGCCGGCGCCCACCAGTCCGGTGTTGCCGCCTTGTGGCACCAGGGGCACGTGGGCCTCATGGCAGCAACGGACGACGGCGGCCACCTCTTGCGTCGAGCCCGGTTTGACGATGAAACGAGCCCGTCCGCGATAGCGCCCTCGTGCATCGTGCTCGTGGGCGGGCGTGTGGCCGCCTGGGGTCACATGAGGGGCGCCGACACAGGCTCGCAGCCGATCGGCCAGCGCGTCGTCGTTCATGGGGTGGCGGCTTGTTTGGCCAAACGCAACCGCACCCGCACTTGCAGCGCACAGGCGGTGAACAGGCACAGGCACAGGCCCACCTCGATCCAAGCCAGCACAGCTTCGATGGGTTGGGCGCTGAAGCCGCGCACCAAGCCCTCCGCACAGTACAGCCACACCAGGAGGCTGACCCAGCGGTAGGTGTAGAGCCGGTGCCGCAGCAGCCCTGCCAGGGGCACCACCAGCGGCAGCACTTTGAGTGCCAGCGTGCCTCGACCCGTCGGGGCGAGCCACAGCTCCCACAGGAGTCCCAGCACAATGAGGCCGAGCAAACTGCCCACGGCCAGCGCACGCGAGCCCGCGACCAACGGATGCGCCGCGACTTGCGCAGGCGTCAGGTTCGGGGTGATTTCAGACATGTTTGGCATGATAGCTGGCATGTTTTTCCATTTTCCCCGTTGGAATCGTTGGCGCCGCCGCATGGCGGTCTGGGCCAGCGTGTGGCAGCACTGGCCCTGGCTGGCCACTTGGCAAATTGCACGCCAGCGTTTTCGTGAGGATCAACTGGGTCAGACCGCCGGCAGCTTGACGTTCACGACGCTGATTGCCTTGGTGCCCCTGCTGACGGTGATCCTGGCCGTGTTCACGGCCTTCCCCATGTTCGCCAAGATGCAGGGGATGCTGGAAACCTACCTGCTGCAAAGTTTGGTGCCCGAAACCATCGCCAAACCGGTGTTAGATGCGCTCACACAATTCGCACGCAAGGCCAACAAATTGGGGGCGCTGGGGTTGGTTTTCCTGGGCGTCAGCGCGCTGAGCTTGATGTTGACGGTGGATCGCGCATTGAACGCGGTTTGGCGTGTGCGCCGGCCACGTCCGCTGGGGCAGCGCATGTTGATTTACTGGGCGGTGCTCACCCTGGGGCCGCTGCTGGTGGGAGCTAGCCTGAGTTTGACCTCCTATGCCATGTCGGCATCCAAAGGGTTGGTGAGCAACATTCCGGGCGGGTTGAGTGTCTTGCTGGACGTGCTGGAGGTGTTGCTCATCATGTCCGCCATGAGCTGGCTGTTTTACCTGGTGCCCAACACCACTGTGCGCTGGCGTCACGCTTGGGCTGGGGGGCTGTTCGTGGCGCTGGGTCTGGAGTTGACCAAACGCGGCTTGGGCTGGTACGTCAGTGCAGTGCCGAGTTTTTCGGTCATTTATGGTGCGTTTGCGACGCTGCCCATTTTTTTGCTTTGGCTCTATTTGAGCTGGTCCATCGTGTTGCTGGGGGCTGTGATCGCTGCCTATGCACCCGCGCTGCGGCATGCGAGCCGCTGGTCGGCTGGGCCGGGGTTGCCATTTGCACTGGCTGTGGCGGCGCTGAAAGTGTTGGGGTCAGCACGCGCCCAACCCGGACGAGGGCTGACGCTGGAAGCCTTGGCTGCGCGCATTCGTGCGGCCACCCTGCAACTGGAGCCCGTGATCGACATGCTGATCGCCCACGATTGGGTGGCTTGGCTGGACGAAGCCGACGGGCAGCGGTTGGTGCTGATTTGTGAACCAGAGCAAGTGAAAGCCAGCGATCTGGCACGGGTTCTGCTGCTGGGTGAGCACCCCACCACAGCGGGCTTTTATCAGGTGACGGGTTTGGATGACCTGAGTCTGGCCGAAATGCTGAGGGGTTTTCCTGCGGTTTCGGCGACGACCACGAATGGGGGAGGGCCCCATTTTGGGGCGTGACAGCACCCGCGTCTACAATGAGCGCCCCGCCCATGTCGTTATCCGCTGTCTTCTGGAGCTTGTTTCAATGTCGTCTTCCCGCCGGGTCGCCAAGGAATCCTCATCTGTCGAACCCGGGGCCGTGCGCGTGCTCAAGAAGTACCCGAATCGCCGGCTGTACGACACCAGTGCCAGCACCTACATCACCCTCGCGGACGTCAAAACCATGGTGATGGATGGCATGCCCTTCGAAGTACGCGATGCCAAAACCGGCGAGGAGCTGACGCGCAGCATCTTGCTGCAAATCATCCTGGAAGAAGAAACCGGCGGCATGCCGATGTTCAGCGCCCAGATGCTGGCGCAGATCATCCGCTTCTACGGCCACGCCATGCAGGGCATGATGGGCTCTTACTTGGAGCGCAATCTCCAAGCGTTTGTGGACATGCAAGCCCGCTTGGCCGATCAAACACGCGGCATGTACGACCCAGCGGCTTTCACCTCCGATGCGTGGTCGCAGTTCATGAGCCATCAAGCGCCCGTGGTGCAAAACTTGATGAGCACCTACATGGAGCAGTCCACCCATTTGTTCACCCAGATGCAAGAGCAGATGAGCAAACAGGGTGGGTCGCTGTTTCCGGGCTTTACGGTGCCGCCCGTGCAAAAGTGATCGCATCACCGGCGCAGTGCGCCACAGCGGGGCGTTTGCGACAATCGCCCCCATGACCCACGCTTCTGCTTCTGGCGCCCCGTCCGCGCCCACCATCGGTTTTGTGAGCCTCGGCTGCCCGAAGGCCCTGACCGATTCCGAACTCATCCTCACCCAGCTCTCGGCTGAGGGCTACCGCACCAGCAAGACCTACGCCGGCGCCGATTTGGTGATCGTCAACACCTGCGGTTTCATCGACG is a genomic window of Vitreoscilla filiformis containing:
- a CDS encoding DUF1178 family protein, whose product is MKVLDLVCAQGHTFEGWFGSEQDYANQQDRGLLTCPVCAEARVTRRPSAPRLNLSTSRREAEVVAAPTAESAAPSPVTPPNPAQVLQRALVQAVQNVLRSTEDVGERFVEEARRIHYGETQARNIRGQATPEQRAELQDEGIEVLTLPVLLEEPSGPVH
- a CDS encoding DUF2069 domain-containing protein, coding for MSEITPNLTPAQVAAHPLVAGSRALAVGSLLGLIVLGLLWELWLAPTGRGTLALKVLPLVVPLAGLLRHRLYTYRWVSLLVWLYCAEGLVRGFSAQPIEAVLAWIEVGLCLCLFTACALQVRVRLRLAKQAATP
- the phaR gene encoding polyhydroxyalkanoate synthesis repressor PhaR, with amino-acid sequence MSSSRRVAKESSSVEPGAVRVLKKYPNRRLYDTSASTYITLADVKTMVMDGMPFEVRDAKTGEELTRSILLQIILEEETGGMPMFSAQMLAQIIRFYGHAMQGMMGSYLERNLQAFVDMQARLADQTRGMYDPAAFTSDAWSQFMSHQAPVVQNLMSTYMEQSTHLFTQMQEQMSKQGGSLFPGFTVPPVQK
- a CDS encoding YihY family inner membrane protein gives rise to the protein MFFHFPRWNRWRRRMAVWASVWQHWPWLATWQIARQRFREDQLGQTAGSLTFTTLIALVPLLTVILAVFTAFPMFAKMQGMLETYLLQSLVPETIAKPVLDALTQFARKANKLGALGLVFLGVSALSLMLTVDRALNAVWRVRRPRPLGQRMLIYWAVLTLGPLLVGASLSLTSYAMSASKGLVSNIPGGLSVLLDVLEVLLIMSAMSWLFYLVPNTTVRWRHAWAGGLFVALGLELTKRGLGWYVSAVPSFSVIYGAFATLPIFLLWLYLSWSIVLLGAVIAAYAPALRHASRWSAGPGLPFALAVAALKVLGSARAQPGRGLTLEALAARIRAATLQLEPVIDMLIAHDWVAWLDEADGQRLVLICEPEQVKASDLARVLLLGEHPTTAGFYQVTGLDDLSLAEMLRGFPAVSATTTNGGGPHFGA
- a CDS encoding FAD-binding oxidoreductase — its product is MNDDALADRLRACVGAPHVTPGGHTPAHEHDARGRYRGRARFIVKPGSTQEVAAVVRCCHEAHVPLVPQGGNTGLVGAGVPDNSGQHVLLSLVRLNRIRHIDAPNLSLTAEAGCTLQAVQQAAQTHGLLFPLSLASEGSCTLGGNLATNAGGTQVLRYGNARELCLGLEVVTAQGDIWHGLSALRKDNTGYALRDVFIGSEGTLGVITAATVRLFPAPASVFTGWVTLPNLEAVLPLLALARQRWDAGLTAFELINGTALTLVQQHLPHVAQPLPATAWQVLWELSSPQAEADLRPTVETFLADALAAGWITNAALAHTHTQAAGMWQLREAISPAQRAQGLNIKHDVSLPTSAIPTFIQHMQEELAARIPGVMLVTFGHVGDGNLHYNVQAPAGDDPAGFLARWEGEVTARVHDRVMVLGGSFSAEHGIGALKRDELARRKAPVALAMMRAIKQALDPAGLMNPERLL